The proteins below come from a single Lasioglossum baleicum chromosome 20, iyLasBale1, whole genome shotgun sequence genomic window:
- the LOC143218696 gene encoding uncharacterized protein LOC143218696, which yields MTLSLESLLGLIQIQIGSLLDLIQFQIGSLLDLIQIESLLDLIQFQIGSLLDLIQIESLLDLIQFGSLLDLIQIESLLDLIQIQFGSLLDLIQFQIGSLLDLIQIESLLDLIQLGSLLDLIQFGSLLDLIQIESWLDLIQFESLLDLIQIQFESLLDLIQIQFGSLLDLIQIGSLLNLIQIQIGP from the exons ATGACGTTGAGTCTGGA ATCCTTGTTAGGCTTGATCCAGATCCAGATTGGATCCTTGTTAGACTTGATTCAGTTCCAGATTGGATCCTTGTTAGACTTGATCCAGATTGAATCGTTGTTAGATTTGATTCAGTTCCAGATTGGATCCTTGTTAGACTTGATCCAGATTGAATCGTTGTTAGACTTGATCCAGTTTGGATCCTTGTTAGACTTGATCCAGATTGAATCCTTGTTAGACTTGATCCAGATTCAGTTTGGATCCTTGTTAGACTTGATTCAGTTCCAGATTGGATCCTTGTTAGACTTGATCCAGATTGAATCGTTGTTAGACTTGATCCAGTTGGGATCCTTGTTAGACTTGATCCAGTTTGGATCCTTGTTAGACTTGATCCAGATTGAATCCTGGTTAGACTTGATCCAGTTTGAATCCTTGTTAGACTTGATCCAGATCCAGTTTGAATCCCTGTTAGACTTGATCCAGATCCAGTTTGGATCCTTGTTAGACTTGATTCAGATTGGATCCTTGTTAAACTTGATCCAGATCCAGATTGGACCCTGA
- the B6 gene encoding pentraxin-related protein b6, whose translation MGLIIFSLCAMMAAVSVDAISTAWRPSLPQAPSSILHQDYDTSAAQTLFEFDDSSLLGGEQDKCSLYKVAMRQQLYFEYIHYKTKLPNMKEFTLCMWTKFYNHTNDHPLFSYAVGEQPRGLLVWVANTARSSYFMMNVDGHNLFRLNYPLRLNKWYHSCQSWNGRTGEWQIWVNDERVGRGFNNRLVGHVIKGGGVAITGQEQRQLGGGFLEGEGAPAGSGGYLGEVTMVQLYGVALTAGKAHKDHKHHHAHHYEHDTSNNTPRPARPPVTGPPLPQNPFLTAGQINTQVKLNPGSPLQIRQGGVTLRHPALLPRGQPLQPLPPVNTNVMPTAFPLQITQVFGNQQASLTSTNGITGTGVSFVDGPYRNLFKRDEEASSTSTSEELKDEELSEDAEETPKRKRTAEEASEGETVDDKVTFIPKDSEESEDSEDKKLEKRESEKKKRGLVQLGDGLIIDDGYISQGLDNEYFSGLANFGLQLPKYENKDDEREPAEAEVKMVMDICDGCSEEPFKKALIMAWRSVPKKLYSGALHVPAVPACKAF comes from the exons ATGGGGCtgatcattttttcgttgtgtGCCATGATGGCTGCAGTTAGTGTGGACGCCATATCCACGGCATGGCGGCCATCGCTGCCGCAAGCACCGTCCAGCATCCTCCATCAGGATTACGATACTTCTGCAGCGCAAACCTTGTTCGAATTCGACGACTCGTCTTTATTGGGAGGCGAGCAGGACAAGTGCTCCCTCTATAAGGTCGCCATGCGCCAGCAACTGTACTTCGAG TACATTCACTACAAGACGAAACTGCCGAACATGAAGGAGTTCACCCTGTGCATGTGGACCAAGTTCTACAATCACACGAACGACCATCCGTTATTCTCATACGCAG TTGGTGAACAGCCGCGCGGCTTACTCGTCTGGGTGGCGAACACCGCGAGGAGCTCCTATTTCATGATGAACGTCGACGGGCATAACTTGTTCCGATTGAATTATCCCCTGCGACTGAACAAGTGGTATCACTCCTGCCAAAGCTGGAACGGTCGGACCGGGGAATGGCAGATCTGGGTCAACGACGAGCGCGTGGGTCGCGGGTTCAACAACAGG TTGGTGGGTCACGTGATCAAAGGGGGTGGAGTAGCGATCACGGGACAAGAGCAGCGACAGCTGGGCGGCGGTTTCCTCGAGGGCGAGGGCGCCCCTGCAG GGTCCGGTGGTTATCTCGGCGAGGTGACGATGGTGCAACTGTATGGGGTCGCGTTGACCGCGGGGAAGGCTCACAAGGACCACAAACACCATCACGCCCATCATTATGAACACGACACGTCTAACAACACGCCCAGACCCGCTCGGCCACCTGTGACTGGCCCGCCCCTTCCTCAAAACCCTTTCCTCACTGCAGGACAAATCAACACTCAG GTGAAACTGAATCCAGGTTCTCCGCTGCAGATCCGTCAGGGTGGAGTTACCCTAAGACACCCAGCTCTGCTTCCTAGAGGACAACCCCTGCAGCCACTCCCTCCCGTTAATACTAACGTAATGCCAACTGCGTTCCCACTGCAGATCACGCAAGTGTTCGGCAATCAACAGGCCAGTTTGACCTCTACGAATGGAATCACAGGCACTGGGGTCAGCTTCGTCGATGGGCCTTATCGCAATCTCTTTAAACGCGACGAGGAAGCGTCCTCGACGAGCACCAGCGAAGAGCTGAAGGACGAGGAGCTGTCGGAGGATGCTGAAGAGACTCCGAAGAGGAAGAGAACGGCTGAGGAGGCCTCTGAAGGCGAAACTGTGGATGATAAG GTGACGTTCATTCCGAAAGACTCGGAAGAGTCAGAAGACTCCGAAGACAAGAAGCTGGAGAAGCGGGAGtccgagaagaagaagagaggactCGTGCAGCTGGGCGACGGTTTGATCATAGACGACGGCTACATCTCGCAAGGCTTGGACAACGAGTACTTCTCTGGCCTGGCGAACTTCGGTCTGCAGCTGCCCAAGTACGAGAACAAGGACGACGAGAGGGAGCCAGCGGAGGCTGAAGTGAAAATGGTGATGGACATCTGCGACGGGTGCAGCGAAGAGCCGTTCAAGAAAGCGCTGATCATGGCCTGGAGATCTGTCCCGAAGAAGCTGTACTCCGGCGCGCTGCACGTGCCAGCTGTGCCAGCATGCAAGGCGTTCTAG